One Oncorhynchus mykiss isolate Arlee chromosome 9, USDA_OmykA_1.1, whole genome shotgun sequence genomic window, TTGTTACGAGAATTTTCCAgcaaagcaggaaatgcaaacttgaagtaaATATGACTCAAAAAATGCTTCTAAAGTTTGGAATTTCCACTTTGAagtttcagacttgatttgccctaacttAAGGAAGTAATGGTGACAATGGCATTCTGTCCTTCACCACTTCTAACTGAGACCTGAACCCGAGCCAGCAACCTGTGGACGGGCGGAAAGAGTGTGGCTAGAGTCCTGAGACTGTCCACGATGAttgagcatggagagagatcacataaatcaaatgtatttatatacagtgggcaaaaaagtatttagtcagccaccaattgtgcaagttctcccacttaaaaagatgagaggcctgtaattttcatcataggatcacttaaactatgacagacaaaatgagaaaaacaaatccagaaaatcacattgtaggatttttaatgaatttatttgcaaattatggtggaaaatacatcaggagtaaatgtcaattgTTTTTTCATAGCttatcattcagagtatctctaccgctcctgctgtctcaaGAGAGTTGATAACaaaaggtctgggacaggtagcccgtccggtgaacaggtcagggttccatagccgcaggcaaaacagttgaaactggagcagcagcacggccaggtggactggggaaggcaaggagtcatcaggccaggtagtcctgaggcatggtcctagggctatagtacgcaagtataaacaccatgggaccacgcagccgtcatatcggccaggaagaagacgcgttctgtctcctagagattagcGTACTTTGGtgaaaaaagtgcaaatcaataccagaaccacatcaaaggacattgtgaagatgttggaggaaacgggtacaaaagtatctatatccacagtaaaacaagtcctatatcgacataacctgaaaggcagctcagcaaggaagaagccactgctccaaaaccaccataaaaagccagactacagtttgcaactgcacatggggacaaatatcttACTTTttgtgtcctctggtctgatgaaacaaaaatataactgtttggccataatgaccatcgttatgtttggaggaaaaagggggaggcttccaagccgaagaacaccatcccaacggtgaagcacgggggtggcagcatcatgttgtgagggtgctgtGCTGCAAGAGGGAcagctgcacttcacaaaatagatggcattatgaggtaggaaaattatgtggatatattgaagcaactctCAAGACATTagtgaggaagttaaagcttggttgctaatgggtcttccaaatgacaatgacaccaagcatactttcaaagttgtggcaaaatggctcaaggacaacaaagtcaatgatttggagtggccaccacaaagccctgacctcaatagaggtcctatagaaaatttgtgggcagaacagaaaaagcatggccaaaattcacccaatgtattgtgggaagcttgtggaagggtacCTGAAgcatttgacccaaattaaaccatttaaaggcaatgctaccaaataataattgagtgtatggaaacttgctgacctaagacagggaatgttatgaggattaaatgtcaggaattgtgaaaaactgagtttaaatgtatttggctaaggtgtatgtaaactttagacttcaactgtatcctctgcagcagagataactcggagtcttccattcctgtggcagtcctcatgagagccagtttcatcatagcgcttgatggtttttgccacttcacttgaagaaactttcaaagttcttgacattttctgaatttattgaccttcatgtcttaaagtaatggtggactgtcgtttctctttgataatttgagctgttcctcccataatatggtcttggtcttttaacaaatagggctatcttctgtataccaccctaccttgtcacaacacaactgactggctgaaacacattaaggaggaaagaaattccacaaatgaacttttaagaagccacacctgttaattgaaaggcattccaggtgactacctcatgaagcttgttgagaaaatgctgagagtgtgcaaagctgtcatgaaggcaaagggtggctactgacCGGTAGTGTAGTTCCACAACGTAACAAACGTTCATGCGAACTGAACCCACCTCCTGCTCAGAGGTAAAATTACAATGAAGAGAAATACAATCACAAGTAAGGACTCTGATTAATTCAACAAAAAAAGGTTTGAATTGATCATTTAAAATGGAAGGAGAAAACATCACATACATTAAAAGGGAATCTGCAGTTGCTATATTCATTTTTTTACTTAAATTAataaatgaatgatacagtatttacccgttgattcttgaagaatataacttttgAATGcgtcatgagcttagttcaacagtCGTACAGTACCTGATCAGAACTCAAAACATAAGCTTGCTTTagtccaatgtttgtaaacaaacactgcatagccttaaaacatggttaaaactatacatTTTATATCGTGGATCGTCGGTCCTTGCATCCATAACTCTGTCTATGAGTTTGAGAGTGACtatatttctccagccccatccctcagctttttaccattTTGTTAATGTTTCAACTGCTAATTGCCCCTTTAAATCAAGGGCTCCCAAGTGGCAaagcgttctaaggcactgcatctcagtgcaagagggcgtcactacagtccctggttccaattcaggctgtgtcacatccggccgtgattggtagtCACATAGGGCGGtccgcaattggcccagcgtcatccgggtttggcctggggtaggccgtcattgtagaatgacggaatttgttcttaactgacttgcctagttaaattaaggttaaataaaatgtaaaaataaacgATTAAACACAAAGCCCAAAGgtgtatttccattgtggtcctctttgTCAACAAGATGGTAAGATTGAcactgaatatactgtactctcaATGTCTTCCAAAATGCTTTCCTTGTTATATAATATCATATTATCAATAGGTAAttgcccagctagcacatttaaTTGTTTTGTTTCCCATGGATCTGGGAAAGAAGCCATTCGTTTCTGGAATGTTAAACTGAACGTGAATATGTTGCCTATTCTGGAAACATACATTTTTAGGTTGTATGGAGATTCTGAGAACATTTACaatggttccctgaaagttttcctgggaggttttattaacctCTGAGAATGGAAATGACAGGTTATTGGTAGTTAGTTCAATTACATTCCAACAATATGTTTCCAAAAATAGTTTGattaacactgctagcttagtttGGGTTGACTGTTTTGAACTCCAAAAACAGATATGACACATGGATAAGCATTTTCATTGatattaatcatgcaaacacatgtatttttttattgtggcaTCGCTTTAGTGAGATTCAAATCTAtcatcttctgttctctatccatggaattagccCACTATTCCTCCAGGATGGACCTAGCATGCCATGTGTTTTTGACTCATAGAAAGCTGTTAATTTGTGTCTATTCAAACAGATCCCAgttttgttgacgctgagaatgtacagtgcatttggaaagtattcagaccacttgactttttacacattttgctacattacagtcttattctaaaatggattaaataaagaaATTgtctcgtcaatctacacacaatacccaataatgacaaagtgaaatcagTTTTTTTGAAATTATTTGTAGATAATAAAATCAACCATacattatttacttaagtattcagaccctttgctatgagactggaaattaaGCTAAGGGGCATCCTGTTTCATCATTGCTGAGatgacttgattggagtccacctgtggtaaattaaattaattggacatgatttgggaaaaggcacacacctgtctatataaggtcccacagttgacaatgcatgtcagagcaaaaaccaagccatgaggttgacgggaattgtccatagagctctgagagagGATTTTCCAGATCTAGGGAAGTGTACtaaaaaatgtctacagcattaAATGTCCCGAAGAACAccgtggcctctatcattcttaaatggaataagtttgtaACCAcagagactcttcctagagctgtccgtcaAGGCCAAACTGAGTAATGGGGGGAGAAGGACTTAGCCAAAAGGCACgtaaagattctcagaccatgagaaacaagattctctggtctgatgaaaccaagactgaactctttggcctgaatgccaagcttcacatctggaggaaatctggcactatccctacggtgaagcatggtgttggcagcagaatgctgtggggatgtttttcatcggcagggactgggagactagtcaggatcaaggaaaaTATGAACGGCGCAAAGCacgagagatccttgatgaaaacctgctctaaaGTGCTCAGGACTCCAGACTggggaaaaggttcaccttccaacaggacaacaaccctaagcacacagccaagacaacgcaggagtggctttgggacaagtctttgaatgtccttgagtggcccagccagtgcccggacttgaacccgatcgaacatctctggagacacctgaaaataactgtgcagcgacactccctttccaacctgacagatcttcagaagatctgcagagaagaatgggagaaactccccaaatacaggtgtgccaagcttgtagcatcctacccaagaagacttgaggctgtaatcgctggcaatggtgcttcaacaaagtagtgagtaaagggtgtaaatacttatgtaaatgtggtatttcagttttttaaatagaaaaaatatatacggtataaaaatgtttttgctttgtcattacggggtattgtttGGTGGGGAAAactattttaatcaattttagaataaggctgtaacgtttcaaaatgtggaaaaagtcaaggggtgtcaatactttccgaatgcactgtatacagtaggTGAAATGGGAGGAGTATGTACACAAAGCGCTGTAATTTTGAAACGTTTCACCTGATATGAATGAAAATGCCCTCTTAGCTGCAGCTGTTAGTCTGCAATTTATCCTCATAGTCATTAAATGACACAAAGTCCAAAGGGCTGGAGTACAAAGCCAAAAAACAACCAATGTTGCCCTTTCCCAATACTATTGGAGCTCACTCTATATAATAAATGTATACTTTCATCCACTTAACATTGTTTTCAAACTTTTTATAGGACTTTTTAGGTGATGTTGAATTGAATTTCCAAGGTCATATTTTGAACTTTATTTTCCGTTTAACTGATTTACTGTTTTATAAATAATAAATGTAGCAATCATGGACACAGCAGAAGTTGGACAAAAAAGATGTTTGTCAAGTTGTTATGTTTTCTTTTTTCTATATGATCTGTTTAAGATGTTCAATTAAGACAGAAGGCATATTGAGTTTAAAACATGCTTTTTATTTTTTGAAGCAGACATTTATAGATTATGATTGTATTATATATATGTTGTTACCCAGGATAATTTCCTAAAAATGACTAAATCTTTCATTGCAACAATTACACTTTTATACAATCACCATCACCACTTCATGTAGGCTATTATTAGATTGAAACAACTGACACTTTTGTAGTTGTGTAATACACCTGATATCGTTTTACGCgagaaaaaaaatgtacagaTCAAATCATGTCAACTGTAATAACCTGAAAGGAAAGTGCTTCAGTACTAAAgctgagatatactgtatacttATGTTTCTACAACCTACTTACTATCAGAGCTGATTTTTGCAAGAATTGAAGAACAGAAAAGGGATTTTGCTCAGAATTTAAACCGAAAGGCCTATCTGGGTGTCAAAGTACCACCGCCCACACCTGTGTTTTACAGGGTGTTTTACAGTGAAATTGTGTATCAAGGACTGATTCAATCTGCTCTATTTCTTGTTTCTGATTCTTTTACAATCACTACGACTGAGTATAGTTTCAATTGTCTAAGTGACAGCCCTCTATCTTAGGAATGAATGAGATGACATCACTCAGCTCGTCCAGGCACTGCTGTAGCtgatcagctgtctgtctgaTCGTCTGGATGAACTTCATGGTCTCTGACTTGACCTCAGCCTTTGGTTCTTCACATTCAGGGTTCAGCTTAGTCATGGAGTCTGTGTCCATCAAGTGTAACTTACTGCTTTCACTAGACTGTTTCTCAGCCTTCGCCTGTCGTATGTTGTGGATCTCTTTTGCATCCATGGCGATGAAGAAGATATCAACTGCTACAAAGAAAGCAGAGAATATTCCTGTTGCCATCTCTAGAACACGCACTGCCCTTGCAGTTTGAGCTGCCACCTTGCCAATGGAGGCCACATGGACCAATCGGACAAGCTCTGGGATGCTCCCTAGGCCCCTCCCAACCCTCGCCCCAGCATTTGCTAGCTTCTCTGCATTTAAAATGTCTCTTTCTGTGGTAAAGGAGCCACTCATCCGCGGTGTCTCCAAACCCTCAGCGATGTTTTGTAGAGATGTCACCACAGAGTTCATCTTCTCCTGGAACTCCTTGATGATGTTCTTGATGGCTTTGCGGTCGGTAGACTGATTGACCATGTTGGTGATGTTGGATACTCCGGCTGTGGCTCCACCAAAGACAGCCACCCCAACACCCACTCCTGTGACGATCAGGGAGGCGCCCAAAGTGAAGGGAGCCAGGATGAGGCCTACTATGGAAGTGATTCCTCCAGCTGCCCCAATAACACCTCCAGTCAGACTGCCTATGGTGGTGCCCTGGTGCACACACTCCAAGCCGTCTGCCAGAGTTCTCAGAGTGTTCAAGTTTGTCTGGAGCTCCTCCACAGTTTTTTCATTCTGTAAGAAAATTAATTTAGACAGATGGATGAATGGGTGGACAGACAAACAGATCATTTGATTGAAGGATGGAAATATGGACGGAATTTATGGATGAATGAGTGAATGAACAAACAATTGTATCATATCATCATGTATTGCAAACCTTTTTTGTGAGGAAACTAATAATGAAGGGTTTTGCCAGGATTTCACCAGCTGAAGGTCTACTGGTCGGTTCTTGTTGGAAGATGTCACACAGTACTTGATGGAGCTCAGGTGAGAAACACTCTGGGAGAGATGGGTAAGGACCCCCCAGTATTTTGGGAATGAGCTCTATTGTGCTTGCTGCAGTGAACTGTTATGAAATAACTGTTACTATCACACTGCATGTTTCTTTAGCAAGAGGCAAATGAGGAGATGGAGACATTACTTACTGCACTCTGAAGCACACACAACTCATACAGCACACATCCCAAGGACCAAATATCACTGCAAAGGAGGGAAAATGCATTTATATTTTATTCTCCATGGTGATTTCACATTGGAGGCAAATGTtaatttatagattttttttgttactTCGGCCAAACATATGACATCACAGGGTTGCAGGTCCCCTTTGATATATTTGTCTTtgtttttatttagaatttaCCTTTTAGTGTCATAAATTCCACCAGTCAGAATCTCTGGGCCTAAATAACCCAGCATTCCATCTTTTGAAGATTCAGATTGGGAAGCACTGGTAGGAGAGATACTCATGAGCAGACAATCATTTAACAGGATGTGACATCTACGTATTGAAATCCATTTTCACCAGTTTATtattgtaaaaaaagaaaaacgtACTTTTCATTGACTCTTCCGAAATCTCCCAAACAAAGTGTCCCAAATGTTGTGAGGAATATATTCTAGTGAAGACAAATATATTTAGTTGACTGAAAACAAAACAGCTAATTAACCATTTTATATCACATCAAATACCATATACAGTTAATTGTCCCACATAAAGGCTATATTCAGGACAACTCTAACCCTAGTCTTTTCAAAAAGATGATGAATTATGTACAGAATAACCCTAAAGCACCAACAGGGGTCAAAAAGTCTTGATTTGTAAACCCTTGTTTTGATCGTTAAGAAACATTAGGACGTTGTTAAGTAACTAGCTTCCGACCACAAAACACAATTTATCATTATTTCTGTGTTAATATAGAAGAaggaaatattatatatatatattttgtatactAGTGGTGTGTGGGCGTCTCCACCACAGATTTGGCCCCTGGGGTGCGTGGAAGCCACTAACTCAAAAATTACAAAAACATGTAAATACATATTTAGCCCCATGGGGCTCATATGAAGTTCGTACCGTCGACgtgccaacttctgtttgtaGCGTCCGAactgtttgggctacaaactaatgtgaccccactgtgAAAATGGGAAATtctcacaaacacgatggtgttctccatttattaatttttaaatgttttatttaacctttatttaaccaggtagactatatgatgatgtgcaagtagagatactggtgtgcaaaagagcagaaaataaaatataaacagtatggggatgaggtaggaacATTGggtgggcaatttacagatggactatgtacagctgcagcgatcggttagctgctcagatagctgatgtttaaagttaaagttggtgagggaaataaaagattccaacttcagcgatttttgcaattcgttccagtcactcgcagcatagaactggaaggaaaggcggccaaatgaggtgttggctttggggatgatcagtgagatatacctgctggaatgtgtgctacgggtgggtgttgttatcgtgaacAGTGACCTGAGATAAGGTGGAGATTTACCTAGcctagacttatagatgaccaggagccagtgggtctggcgacgaatatgtagcgtgggccagccgactagaacatacaggtcgcagtggtgggtggtataaggtgatttggtgacaaaacggatggcactgtgatagactgcatccagtttgctgagtagagtattggaagctattttgtagatgacatcgccgaagttgaggatcggtaggatagtcagttttactagggtaagtttggcggcttgagtgaaggaggctttgttgcgaaatagaaagccgattctatatttgattttggattggagatgtttaatatgagtctgggaggagagtttacagtctagtcagacacctaggtatttatagttgtccacatattctaggtcggaaccgtccagggtggtgatgctagtcgggcgggcggctgcgggcagcgaacagttgaaaagcatgcatttgattttactagcgtttatgagcagttggaggccacggaaggagtattgtatggcattgaagcttgtttggaggttagttagcacagtgttcaaggaagggccagaagtatacagaatgctatcgtctgcgtagaggtggatcagggaatcgcccgcagcaagagcgacatcattgatatatacagagaaaagagccgtccgagaattgaaccctgtggcacacccacaaagactgccagaggtccagacaacatgccctccgttttgacacactgaactctttctgcaaagtagttggtgaaccaggcgaggcagtcattagaaaaaccaaggctaccgagtctgccgataagaatacggtgattgactgagtcgaaagacttggccaggtcgatgaagacggctgcaaagtactgtcttttatcgctggtggttatgatatagtttagtacctttagcgtggctgaggtgcacccatgaccggctcggaaactggattgcacagcggagaaggtacggtgggatttgaaatgttcagtgatctgtttattaacttggctttcgaagactttagataggcagggcaggatggaaacAGGTCTGtcacagtttgggtctagggtgtcaccccctttgaagagctatctggatttgggtgaaggagaagctggggaggcttgggcgagtagctgtggggggggggggggggggggggggggcagagctgttggccagggCTGGAATAGCCAGGaagaaggcatggccagccgttgagaaatgcttattaacATTTTTGATTATCAGGGATCTAtcgtggtgaccgtgttacctagcctcaatgcagtgggcagctgggaggatgtGCTCTTGTTCCCATGGATTTTACAGTGTCCatggggcgatcaattcacaaatggtgtccagggcacatcTGGGAGCGGAGGGGgtcgatagcaggcggcaacagtgagagacttatttctgaaATTAGAGGTTcgggtatagacctggaaagtatgacagaattTTGAAGGCTatatctgcagtagattgcaactccttcccttttggcagttctatcttggcggaaaatgttgtagttgggtatggaaatctcagaatttttggtggccttcctaaaccaggattcagacacggcaaggacattaGGGTtgacagagtgtgctaaagcagtgagtaaaacaaacttagttttatgggactcgtctgaaggtaaccggtacaggtaaaaaaaaatgaatggaagtatggaggtaatTTTCTGCCTACCCCCCAAaaagggttaaatatgtgtaaaaaaataaaaatatacagtaccagtcaaaagtttggacacacctactcattcaagggtttaacttaatttgtactatttgtTAAATtctataataatagtgaagacatcaaaactatgaaataacacacatggaatcatgtagtaaccaaaaaatatgttttatatttgagattcttcaaagtcgccacccttgccttgatgacattgGTGTTCAATGGTGGTTCTCAAAGCTCTCCTCGGAGAGTCATTTTAAATGTTGTTGTAACCCtgaactagcacacctgattcatctAATCAACAGCTTGATGATTTGATGACTAAATAATTTATGTTTGTTATATTTGGAGTAGATCATAAACATTGAACatctgggggtccctgaggagagggttgagaaccacctagcagaccagtGTGTACCTGTGGTCT contains:
- the LOC110531533 gene encoding probable serine/threonine-protein kinase DDB_G0284251; translated protein: MGNTQSVLKKKGYTILRKVENGVIGTDKNGDQFVIKEIKLNENSVMNSSAGDIIDEVETLLQINHPHISSHKNSFQDDESYYVVMDHCDGGNLAQKIKEGNPFSEEQIMDWFVKICMALKHVHELGLLHRDLRPQNIFLTTFGTLCLGDFGRVNENASQSESSKDGMLGYLGPEILTGGIYDTKSDIWSLGCVLYELCVLQSAFTAASTIELIPKILGGPYPSLPECFSPELHQVLCDIFQQEPTSRPSAGEILAKPFIISFLTKKNEKTVEELQTNLNTLRTLADGLECVHQGTTIGSLTGGVIGAAGGITSIVGLILAPFTLGASLIVTGVGVGVAVFGGATAGVSNITNMVNQSTDRKAIKNIIKEFQEKMNSVVTSLQNIAEGLETPRMSGSFTTERDILNAEKLANAGARVGRGLGSIPELVRLVHVASIGKVAAQTARAVRVLEMATGIFSAFFVAVDIFFIAMDAKEIHNIRQAKAEKQSSESSKLHLMDTDSMTKLNPECEEPKAEVKSETMKFIQTIRQTADQLQQCLDELSDVISFIPKIEGCHLDN